One stretch of Zingiber officinale cultivar Zhangliang chromosome 6B, Zo_v1.1, whole genome shotgun sequence DNA includes these proteins:
- the LOC121992385 gene encoding casein kinase I-like isoform X1, translating into MEPRLGNKFRIGRKIGSGAFGEIYLGTNTQTNEEVAIKLENTKTKHPQLLYESKIYRVLQGGTGIPNVKWYGIDGDYNVLVMDLLGPSLEDMFNLCNQKLSLKTVLMLADQMINRLEFLHSKSFLHRDIKPDNFLMGVGKRSNQVYVIDFGLARKYRDSSTHRHIPYRENKNLAGTARYASVNTHLGIEQSRRDDLEGLGYVLMYFLRGSLPWQGLRAETKKKKYEKISEKKVATSIEALCRGFPFEFASYFHYCRSLRFDDKPDYAYIKTLFRELFFREGFQFDYVFDWTILKYQQQSEIVGAPPRAIGLGAGSGSDMVPPFTNVKQSGCEEWRASDLFKVDPSHCVELTPPTAYVSSLAYQNAPVANDPSVSKDAPFSSSISLGRPNKCSRGAAVSGSRNMVVSDVDQSKSQIA; encoded by the exons ATGGAGCCTCGCCTCGGCAACAAGTTTCGCATAGGTCGCAAGATTGGAAGCGGTGCCTTTGGGGAGATATATTTGG GTACTAATACCCAGACGAATGAGGAAGTTGCTATTAAACTC GAAAACACCAAGACAAAGCATCCCCAGTTATTATACGAGTCAAAAATCTACAGAGTTCTGCAAGGAGGAA CTGGAATTCCAAATGTGAAATGGTATGGCATTGACGGTGATTATAATGTCCTAGTAATGGATTTACTAGGACCAAGTCTTGAAGATATGTTCAACTTATGCAACCAAAAACTTTCTCTAAAGACTGTTCTGATGCTCGCAGATCAGATG ATTAATAGACTGGAGTTTCTACATTCTAAATCATTTCTTCATCGAGACATTAAACCAGATAATTTTCTTATGGGTGTCGGAAAGCGATCTAACCAG GTATATGTCATTGATTTTGGCCTAGCCAGGAAGTATAGGGACAGTTCAACTCATCGACATATTCCATATAG AGAGAACAAAAACTTGGCAGGGACAGCAAGATATGCGAGTGTGAACACTCATCTTGGCATTG AACAAAGTAGGAGGGATGACTTAGAAGGCCTCGGATATGTCCTTATGTACTTTCTAAGAGGAAG CCTACCATGGCAAGGTCTTAGAGCCgaaacaaagaagaagaagtatgAGAAAATTAGTGAGAAAAAAGTTGCCACATCAATTGAA GCTTTGTGTAGGGGATTTCCTTTCGAGTTTGCTTCATACTTCCATTATTGTCGCTCATTGCGATTTGATGATAAGCCTGATTATGCATATATTAAGACATTGTTCCGTGAACTTTTTTTTCGTGAAG GTTTTCAGTTTGATTATGTATTTGATTGGACTATATTGAAGTATCAACAGCAGTCAGAAATAGTTGGTGCCCCCCCACGTGCTATT GGTCTTGGTGCTGGTTCAGGCTCTGACATGGTTCCTCCTTTCACTAATGTTAAGCAGTCAG GCTGTGAGGAATGGCGAGCAAGTGATTTGTTTAAAGTAGATCCTTCTCATTGTGTAGAACTCACACCTCCAACTGCATATGTTAGCAGCTTGGCATATCAGAATGCTCCAGTAGCTAATGATCCATCTGTCAGTAAGGATGCGCCG
- the LOC121992385 gene encoding casein kinase I-like isoform X4 translates to MEPRLGNKFRIGRKIGSGAFGEIYLGTNTQTNEEVAIKLENTKTKHPQLLYESKIYRVLQGGTGIPNVKWYGIDGDYNVLVMDLLGPSLEDMFNLCNQKLSLKTVLMLADQMINRLEFLHSKSFLHRDIKPDNFLMGVGKRSNQVYVIDFGLARKYRDSSTHRHIPYRENKNLAGTARYASVNTHLGIEQSRRDDLEGLGYVLMYFLRGSLPWQGLRAETKKKKYEKISEKKVATSIEALCRGFPFEFASYFHYCRSLRFDDKPDYAYIKTLFRELFFREGFQFDYVFDWTILKYQQQSEIVGAPPRAIGLGAGSGSDMVPPFTNVKQSGCEEWRASDLFKVDPSHCVELTPPTAYVSSLAYQNAPVANDPSVSKDAPFNFFGTAKQVLKGSCCFW, encoded by the exons ATGGAGCCTCGCCTCGGCAACAAGTTTCGCATAGGTCGCAAGATTGGAAGCGGTGCCTTTGGGGAGATATATTTGG GTACTAATACCCAGACGAATGAGGAAGTTGCTATTAAACTC GAAAACACCAAGACAAAGCATCCCCAGTTATTATACGAGTCAAAAATCTACAGAGTTCTGCAAGGAGGAA CTGGAATTCCAAATGTGAAATGGTATGGCATTGACGGTGATTATAATGTCCTAGTAATGGATTTACTAGGACCAAGTCTTGAAGATATGTTCAACTTATGCAACCAAAAACTTTCTCTAAAGACTGTTCTGATGCTCGCAGATCAGATG ATTAATAGACTGGAGTTTCTACATTCTAAATCATTTCTTCATCGAGACATTAAACCAGATAATTTTCTTATGGGTGTCGGAAAGCGATCTAACCAG GTATATGTCATTGATTTTGGCCTAGCCAGGAAGTATAGGGACAGTTCAACTCATCGACATATTCCATATAG AGAGAACAAAAACTTGGCAGGGACAGCAAGATATGCGAGTGTGAACACTCATCTTGGCATTG AACAAAGTAGGAGGGATGACTTAGAAGGCCTCGGATATGTCCTTATGTACTTTCTAAGAGGAAG CCTACCATGGCAAGGTCTTAGAGCCgaaacaaagaagaagaagtatgAGAAAATTAGTGAGAAAAAAGTTGCCACATCAATTGAA GCTTTGTGTAGGGGATTTCCTTTCGAGTTTGCTTCATACTTCCATTATTGTCGCTCATTGCGATTTGATGATAAGCCTGATTATGCATATATTAAGACATTGTTCCGTGAACTTTTTTTTCGTGAAG GTTTTCAGTTTGATTATGTATTTGATTGGACTATATTGAAGTATCAACAGCAGTCAGAAATAGTTGGTGCCCCCCCACGTGCTATT GGTCTTGGTGCTGGTTCAGGCTCTGACATGGTTCCTCCTTTCACTAATGTTAAGCAGTCAG GCTGTGAGGAATGGCGAGCAAGTGATTTGTTTAAAGTAGATCCTTCTCATTGTGTAGAACTCACACCTCCAACTGCATATGTTAGCAGCTTGGCATATCAGAATGCTCCAGTAGCTAATGATCCATCTGTCAGTAAGGATGCGCCG
- the LOC121992385 gene encoding casein kinase I-like isoform X5, with protein MEPRLGNKFRIGRKIGSGAFGEIYLGTNTQTNEEVAIKLENTKTKHPQLLYESKIYRVLQGGTGIPNVKWYGIDGDYNVLVMDLLGPSLEDMFNLCNQKLSLKTVLMLADQMINRLEFLHSKSFLHRDIKPDNFLMGVGKRSNQVYVIDFGLARKYRDSSTHRHIPYRENKNLAGTARYASVNTHLGIEQSRRDDLEGLGYVLMYFLRGSLPWQGLRAETKKKKYEKISEKKVATSIEALCRGFPFEFASYFHYCRSLRFDDKPDYAYIKTLFRELFFREGFQFDYVFDWTILKYQQQSEIVGAPPRAIGLGAGSGSDMVPPFTNVKQSGCEEWRASDLFKVDPSHCVELTPPTAYVSSLAYQNAPVANDPSVIFQFNFFGTAKQVLKGSCCFW; from the exons ATGGAGCCTCGCCTCGGCAACAAGTTTCGCATAGGTCGCAAGATTGGAAGCGGTGCCTTTGGGGAGATATATTTGG GTACTAATACCCAGACGAATGAGGAAGTTGCTATTAAACTC GAAAACACCAAGACAAAGCATCCCCAGTTATTATACGAGTCAAAAATCTACAGAGTTCTGCAAGGAGGAA CTGGAATTCCAAATGTGAAATGGTATGGCATTGACGGTGATTATAATGTCCTAGTAATGGATTTACTAGGACCAAGTCTTGAAGATATGTTCAACTTATGCAACCAAAAACTTTCTCTAAAGACTGTTCTGATGCTCGCAGATCAGATG ATTAATAGACTGGAGTTTCTACATTCTAAATCATTTCTTCATCGAGACATTAAACCAGATAATTTTCTTATGGGTGTCGGAAAGCGATCTAACCAG GTATATGTCATTGATTTTGGCCTAGCCAGGAAGTATAGGGACAGTTCAACTCATCGACATATTCCATATAG AGAGAACAAAAACTTGGCAGGGACAGCAAGATATGCGAGTGTGAACACTCATCTTGGCATTG AACAAAGTAGGAGGGATGACTTAGAAGGCCTCGGATATGTCCTTATGTACTTTCTAAGAGGAAG CCTACCATGGCAAGGTCTTAGAGCCgaaacaaagaagaagaagtatgAGAAAATTAGTGAGAAAAAAGTTGCCACATCAATTGAA GCTTTGTGTAGGGGATTTCCTTTCGAGTTTGCTTCATACTTCCATTATTGTCGCTCATTGCGATTTGATGATAAGCCTGATTATGCATATATTAAGACATTGTTCCGTGAACTTTTTTTTCGTGAAG GTTTTCAGTTTGATTATGTATTTGATTGGACTATATTGAAGTATCAACAGCAGTCAGAAATAGTTGGTGCCCCCCCACGTGCTATT GGTCTTGGTGCTGGTTCAGGCTCTGACATGGTTCCTCCTTTCACTAATGTTAAGCAGTCAG GCTGTGAGGAATGGCGAGCAAGTGATTTGTTTAAAGTAGATCCTTCTCATTGTGTAGAACTCACACCTCCAACTGCATATGTTAGCAGCTTGGCATATCAGAATGCTCCAGTAGCTAATGATCCATCTGTCA
- the LOC121992385 gene encoding casein kinase I-like isoform X2 produces MEPRLGNKFRIGRKIGSGAFGEIYLGTNTQTNEEVAIKLENTKTKHPQLLYESKIYRVLQGGTGIPNVKWYGIDGDYNVLVMDLLGPSLEDMFNLCNQKLSLKTVLMLADQMINRLEFLHSKSFLHRDIKPDNFLMGVGKRSNQVYVIDFGLARKYRDSSTHRHIPYRENKNLAGTARYASVNTHLGIEQSRRDDLEGLGYVLMYFLRGSLPWQGLRAETKKKKYEKISEKKVATSIEALCRGFPFEFASYFHYCRSLRFDDKPDYAYIKTLFRELFFREGFQFDYVFDWTILKYQQQSEIVGAPPRAIGLGAGSGSDMVPPFTNVKQSGCEEWRASDLFKVDPSHCVELTPPTAYVSSLAYQNAPVANDPSVIQFLWDGQTSAQGELLFLVAEIWLSQTWINPRVKLHRPS; encoded by the exons ATGGAGCCTCGCCTCGGCAACAAGTTTCGCATAGGTCGCAAGATTGGAAGCGGTGCCTTTGGGGAGATATATTTGG GTACTAATACCCAGACGAATGAGGAAGTTGCTATTAAACTC GAAAACACCAAGACAAAGCATCCCCAGTTATTATACGAGTCAAAAATCTACAGAGTTCTGCAAGGAGGAA CTGGAATTCCAAATGTGAAATGGTATGGCATTGACGGTGATTATAATGTCCTAGTAATGGATTTACTAGGACCAAGTCTTGAAGATATGTTCAACTTATGCAACCAAAAACTTTCTCTAAAGACTGTTCTGATGCTCGCAGATCAGATG ATTAATAGACTGGAGTTTCTACATTCTAAATCATTTCTTCATCGAGACATTAAACCAGATAATTTTCTTATGGGTGTCGGAAAGCGATCTAACCAG GTATATGTCATTGATTTTGGCCTAGCCAGGAAGTATAGGGACAGTTCAACTCATCGACATATTCCATATAG AGAGAACAAAAACTTGGCAGGGACAGCAAGATATGCGAGTGTGAACACTCATCTTGGCATTG AACAAAGTAGGAGGGATGACTTAGAAGGCCTCGGATATGTCCTTATGTACTTTCTAAGAGGAAG CCTACCATGGCAAGGTCTTAGAGCCgaaacaaagaagaagaagtatgAGAAAATTAGTGAGAAAAAAGTTGCCACATCAATTGAA GCTTTGTGTAGGGGATTTCCTTTCGAGTTTGCTTCATACTTCCATTATTGTCGCTCATTGCGATTTGATGATAAGCCTGATTATGCATATATTAAGACATTGTTCCGTGAACTTTTTTTTCGTGAAG GTTTTCAGTTTGATTATGTATTTGATTGGACTATATTGAAGTATCAACAGCAGTCAGAAATAGTTGGTGCCCCCCCACGTGCTATT GGTCTTGGTGCTGGTTCAGGCTCTGACATGGTTCCTCCTTTCACTAATGTTAAGCAGTCAG GCTGTGAGGAATGGCGAGCAAGTGATTTGTTTAAAGTAGATCCTTCTCATTGTGTAGAACTCACACCTCCAACTGCATATGTTAGCAGCTTGGCATATCAGAATGCTCCAGTAGCTAATGATCCATCTGTCA
- the LOC121992385 gene encoding casein kinase I-like isoform X3, whose amino-acid sequence MEPRLGNKFRIGRKIGSGAFGEIYLGTNTQTNEEVAIKLENTKTKHPQLLYESKIYRVLQGGTGIPNVKWYGIDGDYNVLVMDLLGPSLEDMFNLCNQKLSLKTVLMLADQMINRLEFLHSKSFLHRDIKPDNFLMGVGKRSNQVYVIDFGLARKYRDSSTHRHIPYRENKNLAGTARYASVNTHLGIEQSRRDDLEGLGYVLMYFLRGSLPWQGLRAETKKKKYEKISEKKVATSIEALCRGFPFEFASYFHYCRSLRFDDKPDYAYIKTLFRELFFREGFQFDYVFDWTILKYQQQSEIVGAPPRAIGLGAGSGSDMVPPFTNVKQSGCEEWRASDLFKVDPSHCVELTPPTAYVSSLAYQNAPVANDPSFSSSISLGRPNKCSRGAAVSGSRNMVVSDVDQSKSQIA is encoded by the exons ATGGAGCCTCGCCTCGGCAACAAGTTTCGCATAGGTCGCAAGATTGGAAGCGGTGCCTTTGGGGAGATATATTTGG GTACTAATACCCAGACGAATGAGGAAGTTGCTATTAAACTC GAAAACACCAAGACAAAGCATCCCCAGTTATTATACGAGTCAAAAATCTACAGAGTTCTGCAAGGAGGAA CTGGAATTCCAAATGTGAAATGGTATGGCATTGACGGTGATTATAATGTCCTAGTAATGGATTTACTAGGACCAAGTCTTGAAGATATGTTCAACTTATGCAACCAAAAACTTTCTCTAAAGACTGTTCTGATGCTCGCAGATCAGATG ATTAATAGACTGGAGTTTCTACATTCTAAATCATTTCTTCATCGAGACATTAAACCAGATAATTTTCTTATGGGTGTCGGAAAGCGATCTAACCAG GTATATGTCATTGATTTTGGCCTAGCCAGGAAGTATAGGGACAGTTCAACTCATCGACATATTCCATATAG AGAGAACAAAAACTTGGCAGGGACAGCAAGATATGCGAGTGTGAACACTCATCTTGGCATTG AACAAAGTAGGAGGGATGACTTAGAAGGCCTCGGATATGTCCTTATGTACTTTCTAAGAGGAAG CCTACCATGGCAAGGTCTTAGAGCCgaaacaaagaagaagaagtatgAGAAAATTAGTGAGAAAAAAGTTGCCACATCAATTGAA GCTTTGTGTAGGGGATTTCCTTTCGAGTTTGCTTCATACTTCCATTATTGTCGCTCATTGCGATTTGATGATAAGCCTGATTATGCATATATTAAGACATTGTTCCGTGAACTTTTTTTTCGTGAAG GTTTTCAGTTTGATTATGTATTTGATTGGACTATATTGAAGTATCAACAGCAGTCAGAAATAGTTGGTGCCCCCCCACGTGCTATT GGTCTTGGTGCTGGTTCAGGCTCTGACATGGTTCCTCCTTTCACTAATGTTAAGCAGTCAG GCTGTGAGGAATGGCGAGCAAGTGATTTGTTTAAAGTAGATCCTTCTCATTGTGTAGAACTCACACCTCCAACTGCATATGTTAGCAGCTTGGCATATCAGAATGCTCCAGTAGCTAATGATCCATCT
- the LOC121992385 gene encoding casein kinase I-like isoform X6, with the protein MEPRLGNKFRIGRKIGSGAFGEIYLGTNTQTNEEVAIKLENTKTKHPQLLYESKIYRVLQGGTGIPNVKWYGIDGDYNVLVMDLLGPSLEDMFNLCNQKLSLKTVLMLADQMINRLEFLHSKSFLHRDIKPDNFLMGVGKRSNQVYVIDFGLARKYRDSSTHRHIPYRENKNLAGTARYASVNTHLGIEQSRRDDLEGLGYVLMYFLRGSLPWQGLRAETKKKKYEKISEKKVATSIEALCRGFPFEFASYFHYCRSLRFDDKPDYAYIKTLFRELFFREGFQFDYVFDWTILKYQQQSEIVGAPPRAIGLGAGSGSDMVPPFTNVKQSGCEEWRASDLFKVDPSHCVELTPPTAYVSSLAYQNAPVANDPSFNFFGTAKQVLKGSCCFW; encoded by the exons ATGGAGCCTCGCCTCGGCAACAAGTTTCGCATAGGTCGCAAGATTGGAAGCGGTGCCTTTGGGGAGATATATTTGG GTACTAATACCCAGACGAATGAGGAAGTTGCTATTAAACTC GAAAACACCAAGACAAAGCATCCCCAGTTATTATACGAGTCAAAAATCTACAGAGTTCTGCAAGGAGGAA CTGGAATTCCAAATGTGAAATGGTATGGCATTGACGGTGATTATAATGTCCTAGTAATGGATTTACTAGGACCAAGTCTTGAAGATATGTTCAACTTATGCAACCAAAAACTTTCTCTAAAGACTGTTCTGATGCTCGCAGATCAGATG ATTAATAGACTGGAGTTTCTACATTCTAAATCATTTCTTCATCGAGACATTAAACCAGATAATTTTCTTATGGGTGTCGGAAAGCGATCTAACCAG GTATATGTCATTGATTTTGGCCTAGCCAGGAAGTATAGGGACAGTTCAACTCATCGACATATTCCATATAG AGAGAACAAAAACTTGGCAGGGACAGCAAGATATGCGAGTGTGAACACTCATCTTGGCATTG AACAAAGTAGGAGGGATGACTTAGAAGGCCTCGGATATGTCCTTATGTACTTTCTAAGAGGAAG CCTACCATGGCAAGGTCTTAGAGCCgaaacaaagaagaagaagtatgAGAAAATTAGTGAGAAAAAAGTTGCCACATCAATTGAA GCTTTGTGTAGGGGATTTCCTTTCGAGTTTGCTTCATACTTCCATTATTGTCGCTCATTGCGATTTGATGATAAGCCTGATTATGCATATATTAAGACATTGTTCCGTGAACTTTTTTTTCGTGAAG GTTTTCAGTTTGATTATGTATTTGATTGGACTATATTGAAGTATCAACAGCAGTCAGAAATAGTTGGTGCCCCCCCACGTGCTATT GGTCTTGGTGCTGGTTCAGGCTCTGACATGGTTCCTCCTTTCACTAATGTTAAGCAGTCAG GCTGTGAGGAATGGCGAGCAAGTGATTTGTTTAAAGTAGATCCTTCTCATTGTGTAGAACTCACACCTCCAACTGCATATGTTAGCAGCTTGGCATATCAGAATGCTCCAGTAGCTAATGATCCATCT